TCTAGCGGTTCCAGTCTTGGAAAAAGGAAGATATGTGGACGATATATTTGGTGGAGCAGATACAATCGAACAAGAGCAAGAGAAATTACTAAGCAATTAATAGGGCTGTGCATGGCGGGCGGCTTTAAGCTACAAAAATGGATAAGCAACCACTCATCCGTGATTGATTGTATTCCTGAGGATAATCGAATTAAAGCCACAACGATTAACATTAACAGTGACTTTACTGTTTACACTCTCGGGTTGTGCTGGCAACCAGCTATGGACTCTTTTCAATTCTCTGTAAATATACCTAAACCTGCATCCATCACTAAAAGAACAATACTGTCTAATATTGCCAAGTTGTTTGAAAGTTATTAAAGTTGACCCACTAGGTTTCCTATCTCCCATCATTATTACCGCAAAAATTCTTATCCAAGAGTTGCGGACATTAAAATTGGGATGGGATGATCCGTTACCTGATCCCGTAAGAAGACGATGGTTGAATTTTACAGAAAGTCTAGATGACTTACATCATCTTTCGTTCCTTCGTTGGGTGCATTATCACTCGAGTTACTCGACTGAAGTTCACGGCTTCTGTGATGCATCTCATCAGGCAATTGCTGCCGTTGTGTATATTAGAACTGTTAATACACAAAGAGATGTTCAAACCGCACTCTTAGCTTCAAAAACAAAGATAGCTCCATTGAAGAAACTCACCATTCCTCGATTGGAATTGTCAGGAGCTTGCCTCTTAACTAAACTTGTATCACATTTCCTCAATGTTTTCGCATTCAATAATGTACCTATTTATCTGTGGACTGATTCATCCATTACTTATACCTGGATATCTAACCATCCTTCTCGTTAGAAAGACTTTGTCTAGAACCGCGTTTATTTTATTCAGGATATTCTTCCTCAAGCAAGTTGGAGATTTGTGCCGGGTACGGAAAATCCTGCTGATTTGGCGATCAGGGGACTAACTCCTACTCAACTCTCAGAGCTGCCCATATGGTGGACGGGTCGCATTGGTTATTACAAGAACCGACAGAATGGCCAGTTATGACATCTTCAACGAAACATAGAGAGATTCTTGAAGAAAGGCCCGTCAAATCAAACACAGTCAGAAGACGTTTAGAATTGTGGGatctattatttagattttctAATCTGACAAAACTTTTACGCATCACTGCACTATGTCAACGAGCTGTCTCTCACTTCAAGAAAATTTTGAGTGTAAGTGATTCACCCACTATTACTACGAAAGAGTTAGAAGAGTCCAAACTCTTTTGGATCCAGATCATTCAGCGTTTTTACTTTCAATCAGAAATCAAAAGTTTTGCTAATGACAAATTGTTATCAAAAGATAGTGTTTTCTTACAACTTAACCCATTCCTTGACAGTCGTGGTCTTCTACGAGTAGGAGGGCGTTTACAAAATTCTCTCCTTCCTTTCTCAGAACAATATTCGTTGATTCTTCCAAAAGAGTCGCCAttgactaatttaataatagcagATGCCCACGAAAAAACGCTACACGGCGGCACACAACTCACATTGTCTTACATAAGAAACCATT
This genomic window from Solenopsis invicta isolate M01_SB chromosome 13, UNIL_Sinv_3.0, whole genome shotgun sequence contains:
- the LOC105196573 gene encoding uncharacterized protein LOC105196573, whose translation is MAGGFKLQKWISNHSSVIDCIPEDNRIKATTININSDFTVYTLGLCWQPAMDSFQFSVNIPKPASITKRTILSNIAKLFEKLRTLKLGWDDPLPDPVRRRWLNFTESLDDLHHLSFLRWVHYHSSYSTEVHGFCDASHQAIAAVVYIRTVNTQRDVQTALLASKTKIAPLKKLTIPRLELSGACLLTKLVSHFLNVFAFNNDILPQASWRFVPGTENPADLAIRGLTPTQLSELPIWWTGRIGYYKNRQNGQL